A single genomic interval of Xyrauchen texanus isolate HMW12.3.18 chromosome 40, RBS_HiC_50CHRs, whole genome shotgun sequence harbors:
- the LOC127633602 gene encoding dynein axonemal intermediate chain 2-like: MEIVYVYTKKRSEFGRQCNFSDRPAELHVDILPDPSLAANFIVRDPCDVATQCTQEMSEHEVNTERFESESRGINHVEGGWPKDLNAEDMEATMRYRKKVEKDEHYQNTIMQIASIMEHCIKQNNAIDIYQEYFEDEEVVEEMEEQPSAKTVNVFRDPNEVKRTATSLSWHPDGNHKLAVAYSSLEFQKSPKDMSFDSYIWDIENPNKPEMTLKPVSPLVCLEYNPKDSHILVGGSYNGQIAYWDTRKGSQPVAISTMEHSHRDPVYKVIWLQSKTGTDTFSASTDGQVLWWDIRKMSEPTERLVLDPSKKGNLDNALGAISLEFETTMPTKFMVGTEQGLVISCNRKAKTPAEKIVCTYSGHLGPVYALQRNPFFPKNFLTVADWTARIWSEDIKDSSIMWTKYHMAHLLDGCWSPVRPSVFFTVKMDGTLDVWDILFNQNNPTLRLKVCDEALYSIQVQDNGNFLGCGSRLGTVTMLEISSGLCTLQRNEKALVSEMFERETKREKILEARHREMRLKERSRSEQSREDEGKEGDSEESVEELVARAEREFFEIIEVEKKNEMNKQRDQEREKGVCEQKDFQEEHENNGVTSLTNREITL; encoded by the exons ATGGAGATTGTGTACGTGTATACAAAGAAGCGCAGTGAGTTTGGCCGTCAGTGTAACTTCTCAGACCGGCCGGCTGAGCTGCATGTGGACATTCTGCCTGACCCTTCATTGGCTGCTAACTTCATAGTGAGAGATCCATGTGATGTAGCCACACAGTGTACCCAGGAAATGTCAGAACACGAG GTGAACACAGAGCGCTTTGAATCAGAGTCACGAGGAATAAACCATGTGGAGGGAGGCTGGCCCAAAGATCTCAATGCAGAAGACATGGAAGCGACCATGCGCTACAGGAAGAAAGTGGAGAAGGACGAACACTATCAGAACACCATTATGCAGATTGCTAGC ATAATGGAACACTGTATCAAGCAGAACAATGCCATTGACATCTACCAGGAATATTTTGAAGATGAGGAGGTGGTGGAGGAAATGGAGGAGCAGCCATCAGCTAAGACCGTCAATGTCTTCAG AGACCCGAATGAAGTGAAGCGGACAGCTACCAGTTTGTCCTGGCACCCAGACGGCAATCATAAACTTGCCGTTGCCTACTCCTCCCTGGAGTTTCAGAAATCACCCAAAGACATGAGTTTTGACTCCTACATATGGGACATTG AAAACCCCAATAAACCTGAGATGACTCTGAAACCAGTGTCTCCGCTTGTTTGTCTGGAGTACAACCCCAAAGATTCTCACATTCTCGTTGGGGGAAGCTACAACGGTCAAATTG CCTATTGGGACACACGGAAAGGCAGCCAGCCGGTAGCGATATCCACCATGGAGCACAGCCATAGAGATCCTGTCTACAAAGTAATTTGGCTTCAGTCGAAGACGGGCACTGACACCTTCTCAGCTTCTACAGATGGTCAG GTACTGTGGTGGGACATTCGTAAGATGAGTGAACCTACCGAGAGACTCGTGCTGGATCCTAGTAAGAAAGGGAACCTTGACAATGCCCTTGGAGCAATCTCATTGGAGTTTGAGACAACTATG CCCACTAAGTTCATGGTGGGCACAGAGCAGGGGCTCGTGATTTCTTGCAATCGTAAGGCAAAAACCCCAGCTGAGAAGATTGTCTGCACGTACAGTGGACACCTTGGCCCCGTTTACGCCCTCCAAAGAAACCCATTCTTTCCTAAGAACTTCTTGACTGTGGCTGACTGGACTGCCCGTATCTGGTCAGAGGACATCAAAGATTCTTCCATCATGTGGACCAA GTATCACATGGCCCATCTGTTAGATGGCTGTTGGAGTCCAGTCAGACCATCAGTCTTCTTCACGGTGAAGATGGACGGAACCCTGGATGTGTGGGACATCCTGTTTAACCAGAATAACCCCACTCTCAGGCTTAAA GTTTGCGATGAAGCTCTATATAGCATCCAGGTACAAGATAATGGCAATTTCCTGGGATGTGGCTCTAGGTTGGGAACCGTCACAATGCTGGAGATATCATCAGGCCTGTGCACTTTGCAAAGGAATGAGAAGGCCCTGGTCTCAGAg ATGTTTGAACGCGAGACCAAACGAGAGAAGATTCTGGAAGCTCGGCACAGAGAAATGCGTCTTAAGGAACGCAGTCGCTCTGAGCAGAGCAGAGAGGATGAGGGGAAAGAAGGAGACAGTGAGGAGAGTGTGGAGGAACTGGTGGCCCGAGCAGAGAGAGAGTTCTTTGAGATAATAGAAGTCGAGAAGAAGAATGAGATGAACAAGCAGAGAGACCAAGAGAGG GAGAAAGGTGTGTGTGAACAGAAAGATTTCCAAGAGGAGCATGAAAATAATGGCGTCACATCCTTAACAAATAGAGAAATCACACTGTAG